The following are encoded together in the Peromyscus leucopus breed LL Stock chromosome 1, UCI_PerLeu_2.1, whole genome shotgun sequence genome:
- the LOC114710260 gene encoding olfactory receptor 2AG1-like has translation MEVWNSTLGSGFILVGILDGSSFPELLCAAITVLYILALISNGLLLLVITMDVRLHVPMYLLLGQLSLMDLLLTSVITPKAVVDFLLKDNTISFGGCALQMFLELVLGSAEDLLLAFMAYDRYVAICQPLNYTILMSHKVCWLMIATSWILASLSALGYSTYTMQYSFCKSRQINHLFCEIPPLLKLTCADTSRYELMVYVMGVAVLILPLAAILASYSLILFTVLNMPSNEGRKKALVTCSSHLTVVGMWYGGASFMYVLPSQFHSPKQDNISSVFYTIVTPALNPLIYSLRNKEVTGALKRVLGKRLSTQANL, from the coding sequence ATGGAAGTCTGGAATTCCACATTGGGAAGTGGCTTCATCTTGGTGGGTATTCTGGATGGTAGTAGCTTTCCTGAACTTCTCTGTGCTGCAATCACAGTCTTGTACATTTTGGCCCTGATCAGCAATGGACTGCTGCTCCTAGTCATCACAATGGATGTCCGTCTTCATGTGCCCATGTATCTCCTACTTGGACAACTGTCTCTCATGGACCTTCTCCTCACCTCAGTTATCACTCCCAAGGCTGTTGTTGATTTTCTACTCAAAGATAATACCATCTCATTTGGGGGCTGTGCCCTTCAGATGTTCCTAGAACTGGTACTGGGCAGTGCAGAGGACctccttctggccttcatggccTATGACAGGTATGTGGCCATTTGTCAACCTCTGAACTACACAATCTTAATGAGTCACAAAGTCTGCTGGCTCATGATAGCCACATCATGGATCCTGGCATCCCTCAGTGCACTAGGATATAGCACCTACACCATGCAGTATTCCTTTTGCAAATCTCGGCAGATCAACCACCTGTTCTGTGAGATCCCTCCCCTGCTAAAGCTGACCTGTGCAGACACCTCCAGATATGAACTCATGGTTTATGTGATGGGTGTGGCAGTGCTAATTCTTCCTCTTGCTGCCATCCTGGCCTCCTACTCACTAATTCTGTTCACTGTGCTCAATATGCCCTCAAATGAGGGCAGGAAAAAAGCCCTTGTCACCTGCTCTTCCCACTtgactgtggttgggatgtggTATGGGGGTGCTTCCTTCATGTATGTCCTGCCCAGTCAATTCCACAGCCCCAAACAAGACAATATCAGCTCAGTTTTCTACACAATTGTCACTCCAGCTCTGAATCCCCTCATCTACAGTCTGAGGAATAAGGAGGTCACTGGGGCTTTGAAGAGAGTCCTGGGAAAACGACTGTCAACACAAGCCAACCTCTAG